From the genome of Amycolatopsis granulosa:
GACACCGCGGGCACGATCCGCACCTGCTCCGCGCCGAACCGCCTGACCAGCGTCGTCCCTATCCCGGACAGCAGCGGGTCACCGCTGGCGAGCACGCAGATCCGGCGCCCGCGGTGGGCGGCGAACAGACCGTCCAGCGCGGGCAGCAGCGGGCTCGGCCAGGGCACCTTCTCGACGTCCGCCGGCACGAGGCCGAGCTGGCGGCGCCCGCCGAAGAGCACCTCGGCGGCCCGGATCTCCGCGCGCGCGGACTCGGCCAGCCCGGCCCACCCGTCGGCCGGGACACCCACAACGACGATCCTCACGGGGCTGACGGTATGCGATGATCCGGGGGACGGTCGCGCGAGGAACCCGGTGTGAATCCGGGGCGGTCCCGCCACTGTGACCGGCCCGCGGGCCGGGAGCCAGAGCTTCGGCGGCCGTTACGTGCCCGGCACGTGCCCTGTTCAGGCGGGCGAGGACACCCGCGCGTGGCGAAGGAGTTCGCTTGAGGCCGTATCCGTTCACCGCTGTCGTCGGGATGCCGGACCTCCGGCTCGGACTGGTGCTGTCGGCGATTTCCCCGGCCATCGGTGGCGTCCTGGTGCGGGGCGAGAAGGGCACCGCGAAGTCGACCATGGTGCGCGCGCTGGCCGGCCTGCTGCCCGAGGTCGACGTCGTCGAGGGTTGCCGCTTCTCCTGCGACCCCGTGGCACCGGACCCGGACTGCCCGGACGCGCCGCACGAGGTGCGCGCGCTCCGCCGCCCGGCCCGGCTGGTCGAACTCCCGGTCGGGGCGGCCGAGGACCGCGTGATCGGCTCGCTCAACCTGGAACGCGCCCTCACCGAGGGCATCACCGACTTCCAGCCCGGGCTGCTCGCCGCCGCGCACCGCGGCCTGCTCTACGTCGACGAGGTCAACCTGCTGCACGACCACCTCGTCGACACGCTGCTCGACGCCGCGGCGATGGGCCGCGCGACCGTCGAACGCGAGGGCGTGTCGGTGTCGCACGCGGCGCGGTTCGTGCTGATCGGCACGATGAACCCGGAGGAGGGCGAGCTGCGGCCGCAGCTGCTCGACCGGTTCGGCCTCACCGTCGAGGTCGCCGCGAGCCGCGACCCGGAGCAGCGCGCCGAGGTGATCCGCCGCCGGCTGGCCTACGAGGCCGACCCGGATTCCTTCGCCGCCGGCTACGCGGACTCCGACGCCCAGCTCGCGGCCGAGATCGCCGCGGCGCAGAAGCTGCTGCCGGCGGTCGAGCTGACCGGCGACGCGGTGCGGCGGATCGCCGAGGTGTGTGCCGCGTTCGAGGTGGACGGGATGCGCGCGGACATCGTCACCGCACGCACCGCCGTCGCGCACGCGGCGTGGAGCGGGCGCACCGAGGTGACGAGCGAGGACATCCGTGTCGCCGCGCGGCTGGCGCTGCCGCACCGGCGGCGCCGCAACCCGTTCGACGCGCCCGGCATCGACGAGGAGCAGCTGGAGCAGGCGCTGCGGGACACCGAGCCGCCGGAGGACCCGGGTCCACCGGATGACGACGGTCCCGGCTCGGGCGCCCCGCCCGCGAACGGTGAAGACGGTGCCGGGAACGGTGAAGACGGTGACCGGAGCGGCGAACGCGGTACCGCGAACGGTGAACACGGTGGGGGGCAGCAGCAGTCCGTCGGTGCCGGGAAGCCCTACCGGGCCAGGATGTTCAGCGTCGCCGGGGTGGGGGCCGGCGCGCACGGGAGGCGGTCCCGCGCGCTGACCGATGCCGGGCGCACCATCGGTGTCCGGCCGCCGGGAACCCGGCAGGGACGGCCGCACCTGATCGCGACCGTGCGGGCGGCGGCGCCGCACCAGCGGTCGCGCGGCCGGGACGGGGCCGGACTGGTGCTGCGGCCCGGCGATCTCCGGTTCGCGCTGCGCGAGGGCCGCGAGGGCAACCTGGTGCTGTTCTGTGTGGACGCATCCGGCTCGATGGGGGCGCGGGCGCGGATGCGCGAGGTCAAGGCCGCAGTACTGTCCCTGCTGCTGGACGCCTACCAGCGGCGGGACAAGGTGGGGCTGGTGACGTTCCGCGCCGGTGCCGCGGAGCTGGCGCTGCCGCCGACGATCAGCGTCGAGGCGGCCGCCGCGCGGCTCGAAGGGCTGCCGGCCGGCGGCCGGACTCCGCTCGCCGAGGGGCTGCTCGAGGCCGCGCGGGTGCTGCGCGTCGAGGCCGTCCGCGATCCGCGCCGCCGTCCGCTGCTGGTCGTGGTCACCGACGGCCGGGCGACCAGCGGCGCGGACGCCGTGGCGCGTGCGCACGCCGCCGCGGAGGTGCTGGCCGCGGCCGGGGTGGCGTCGGTGGTGATGGACTGCGAAACCGGCCGCATGCGCCTGGGGCTGGCCGCGGAACTGGCCGCCCACCTCGGCGGCGAGCACGTGCCACTGGGCGAGGTCGCCGCGGACGCACTGGCCACCGAGGTCCGACGGAGGGCTGCCTGATGCCACAGGGAAAACCGCTGGTGGTGCCGGACGACGGGCTCACCACACGGCAGCGCCGCAACCGGCCGCTGCTCGCCGTCCACACCGGTGCGATGAAGGGCAAGTCGACCGCCGCGTTCGGCATGGCGCTGCGTGCCTGGAACCAGGGCTGGTCGATCGGCGTGTTCCAGTTCGTCAAGTCGGCGAAGTGGAAGGTGGGCGAGGAGAACGCGTTCCGCGCGCTCGGCGCCCTGCACGAGAGCACCGGCCAGGGCGGGCCGGTCGAGTGGCACAAGATGGGCGAGGGCTGGAGCTGGTCGCGCAAACAGGGCTCCGACGAGGACCACGCCGCCAACGCGCGGGAGGGCTGGGCGGAGATCGAACGGCGCCTGGCAGCCGAACGGCACGACTTCTACGTCCTGGACGAGTTCACCTACCCGCTGCACTGGGGCTGGATCGGCACCGCGGAGGTCGTTGCCGCGCTCGAGAACCGGCCGGGCCGCCAGCACGTGGTGATCACCGGCCGCAACGCGCCGGCGGAGCTGATCGAGGCAGCCGACCTCGTCGTGGAGATGACCAAGGTGAAGCATCCGATGGACACCGGGCAAAAGGGCCAGCGCGGGATCGAATGGTGACGGCGTGGTAGCGCGCCTGATCATCGCCGCGCCCGCCTCGGGGCACGGCAAGACGACGATCGCCACCGGGCTCATGGCCGCGCTGCGCGCCCGGGGGCTGGCGGTCTCCGGGCACAAGGTCGGGCCGGACTTCATCGATCCCGGCTACCACGCCCTCGCCACCGGGCGGCCGCCGCGCAACCTCGACCCGTTCCTGCAAGGGGAGGACCGGCTGGTCCCGCTGCTGCGGCATGGTGCCGCGGGTGCGGACATCGCGGTGATCGAGGGCGTGATGGGCCTGTTCGACGGGCAGCTCGGCACCGCGGGGTACGCCTCGACCGCGCACGTCGCGCGGCTGCTGGCCGCGCCGGTGGTGCTGGTGGTGGACGCGAGTGCGGCGAGCCGGAGCGTCGCGGCGACGGTGCTCGGGTTCGCGCGCTACGAACCCGGGGTGGAGATCGCCGGCGTGATCCTCAACAAGCTGGGCTCGCCGCGGCACGAGGAGGAGATCCGCGCGGCGCTGGTGCGGACCGGCATCCCGGTGCTCGGCGCGTTGCGGCGCAACGACGGCATCCACGCCCCGAGCCGGCACCTCGGGCTGGTACCGGCGGCCGAGCGGGACGCCGAGTCGCGGGAGCTGCTGCCGAAGCTGGCGGCGTGGGTGGCCGACGGGGTGGACCTGGCGGCGGTCGTGCGGGTGGCCCGGTCGGCTCCCGCGCTGACCGCTCCCGTGTGGGAGCCGGCGGGGTCGCACTCGGGGCCGTACTCGGGGCCGCGGCGGGTCGTCGCCGCGGCCGCGGGACCGGCGTTCACGTTCCGCTACACCGAGACGGCCGAGCTGCTCGCGGCGTCCGGAGTGGACGTGGTCGACCTGGACCCGTTGCGCGACAAGGCATTGCCGGAGGGCTGCGCCGGGTTGTACTTCGGCGGCGGGTTCCCCGAGGTGCATGTCTCGGACCTCTCGGCGAACGCGCCGCTGCGCGCGGAACTGGCCGCGGCGATCCGGCGCGGCATGCCGGTGGTGGCCGAATGCGCCGGACTGCTGTACCTGTGCCGGGAGCTGGACGGGCTGCCGATGGTGGGGGCGCTGGACGCGTCGGCGGCGATGACGCGGCGCGGCGCGCTCGGCTACCGCACCGCGGTCGCGCCCGCGCCGAACCTGCTGGCCGAGCCCGGGCACCAGGTCACCGGGCACGAATTCCACCGGACGGAGGTAAGGCCGCGGGCCGGTGCTCCGGCGGCGTGGACCTGGGACGGGGCCCCGGACGGGTTCGCGTCGCGCACGCTGCACGCGTCCTACCTGCACGTGCACTGGGCCGGGCATCCCGTGCTGGCGCGGCGGTTCGCGGCGGCGGTGCACGCGCATGGCTGACTACGACCTGCACCACCACGGGGATCGGGAGGTGGGCGACGGGCTGGCCGACCTGGCGGTGAACGTCCGGTTGCCCGCGCCGCCGCCCTGGTTGCGCGCGGAACTGGTGGCGGCGCTGGACGAGCTGGCCGCGTACCCCTCGGCCGAGGCAGCGAGGGAGGCGGTCGCCGCCCGTCACGGCCGCGACGCGTCGGACGTCCTGGTGACCGCGGGCGCGGCCGAGGCGTTCACCTTGCTGGCCACGGCGTTGCGGCCGCGGCACGCGGTGGTGGTGCACCCGCAGTTCACCGAGCCGGAAGCGGCGTTGCGTGCGGCCGGGCACGAGGTGGAGCGGGTGGCGCTGTCCGCCGCGGACGGTTTCGTGCTGCGACCGGTGCCCGCGGACGCGGATCTGGTGTTCGTCGGCAACCCCACCAACCCGACTTCGGTGCTGCACCCGGCCGCCGCGCTGCGCGCGCTGGCCCGGCCGGGGCGGATCCTGGTGGTCGACGAGGCGTTCCTGGACGCGGTGCCCGGTGAGCCGGAAAGCCTGGCGGGGGAACGGTTGCCGGGCGTCGTGGTGATCCGGAGCCTGACGAAGACCTGGGGGATCGCCGGGCTGCGCGCGGGATACGTGCTGGCCGAGCCGCCGGTGGTGGCGGCGTTGCGGGCCGTGCAACCGCCGTGGTCGGTGTCCACGCTCGCCGCGCGCGCCGTGGTCGCGTGCTCCCGGCCCCCGGCGCTCGACGAGGCGGACAAGCTGGCCGTGCGCGCCGAGCAGGACCGCGAGTACCTGGTGGCCGGGCTGCGCGCGCTGGGCGTCGAGGTCGCCGGTGAGCCGCGAGGCCCGTTCGTGCTGGTGCGGATCCCCGGCGCGGCGGCGTTGCGCCTGCGGTTGCGGGAGGCCGGCTACGCCGTCCGGAGAGGCGACACGTTCCCCGGCCTGGACGGCGACTGGCTGCGCATCGCGGTCCGCGACCATGCCGTGACGGACGGCTTCCTCGCGGCCCTGGAGTCTCGGCTGAACGGGTGAACTCCCGGCATTCCCCGGTGGGGGCGGCAGGTGAGGCAGTAGTCACGACCCGTGATCTTGTCCAACGTTCTACGTGGGTTCCGGGCTCTGATCGGCGAACACCTGTGGGACGCGCTCGTCTCCCAGGGCGCAACGCGCAGCTTCCGGGCCGGATCCTTCCTGTTGCGCCAGGGTGACCCCGGTGGTTCGGTGCTGGTGCTCCTGCGTGGCCGGGTGAAGGTCACCGGCCACGACCAGCAGGGCGCGGAACTGCTCGTCTCGTTGCGGGCCGCCGGCGATCTGGTCGGAGAGATCGCGGGTGTCCCGCAGATGACGCGGACGGCAAGCGTGCAGGCGATCGACCACTGCACCGCGCAGGTGCTCACCGCCGAGAAGTTCCGCGAGTTCCTCAAGCGGAACCGGATCGACGGGCACTTCACCGACTACCTCCTCGGGAAGTTGTCCGAGACCGTGCCCTACCAGATGCAACTCGTGCACTTCAGCTCACGACGGCGGCTCGCCCGGCTCATGCTGGAGCTGGTCGCGCTCGCCGACCCGGGGCATCCGGACCGCATGCGCGTGCCGTTTTCGCAGGAGAGCCTCGCCCGTGCGCTGGGGTTGTCGCGCAGCACGGTCGCCGAGCAGATCGCGGTGCTGCGCGAGCTGGGAGCACTCACCGCCGGACGGCGGCTCGTGGTGGCAGACCTCGACAAGCTGGCCGGCAGCGCCGGCTTGTGACGATAGTCACCCGCGAGTTTGTCCGGTGCCGGACAATTCCGCGGACGCGGTTCGGTGATCGTCGTGATCGCGCCGCACACCCCGGATGCGGGCGGAAAGGTGATCACGATGACCAAGCACGACCACGTCGAAGCTCTGCCGCCGTATCGAGCGCTGCTCGTGGTGGACATCCGGCACTTCAGCGGACGGCGCGGCCGGTTCCACGCGGAGCTGACCGAGTCGGTTCCGCAGATCCTGGCGCAGGCGTTCCAGCGAGCCGGGCTGGACCGGCTGTGGGGGGAGCACAAGTTCGGTGCGACGACCGGTGACGGCTACGTCGCGGGGTTCCCGGCCGAGGAGCTGCCGTTCCTGCTCAATCCGTTCCTGCCCGCGCTGCAGGAGGAATTGGAATACCGCAACACCGTGGGCTGGCGTCCGGCCGGCGACGAGCCGTTGCGGATGCGGGTCAGCGTCAACGTAGGCCCCATGACGGATTCCGGCGGGAAAGCGCTCTCCGATGGCAGCGGTGCGTCCCGGGTGGAGAACCACCGCCTGCTCGACTCGGATCCGGTACGGGACCTGCTCACCCGCTCGGGGAAACCGACCTGTGTGGCCGCGATCGTGTCCGAGCGGGCGTTCGCCGACGCGGTCGTCACCGGCTACACCGCCGAGGACGAAGACCTGTACGTGCGGGTGCCCGTGGACCAGAAGACCTACCACGGCACGGCCTACCTGCGCGTGCCCAAACCCTCGGGGGATCTGCTGAACCGGGGCTTCCGGACCGAGGTGGATGTTGCCGGCGAGCAGGCCACTCAGCGCCCTGCGCCGGTCAACTCGACCGTGATCCACCAGGCGAGCGGCCCCGTGCACACCGGCTCCGGCAGCAATTACCACGCGGAAGCCCAGAACATCGTCGGCCACAACAGCGGCGGCATCCACCAGTCCTTCGGCGGGCGTGATCGATGACGGCGCCGGTGAACCAGACCGAGATCGCGGACGTGCACGGCTCGGTGCACAGCGGCAGCGGTGACCAGATCGACAACTCCACCCATTACTACCAGTTCCTCCGCTTGGTGCGAGACGATCCGGCGCCTGCGGTGCGCCGGCCCATCACCGCCGGCGACCTGCGCTGGCTGCAGCTCAGGTTCGAGCCGCCACCCGGGTTCGACAAGGCGGAGCGGGTGGTGCTGAGCGGGGTCGTCGTCCTCAGCGGCACGACGGGCTCGGGACGGGAGACCGCCGCGCGGATGCTGCTGTGCCCGGAGGGGCACGAGGACAACGAGATCCAGGAGATCGAGATCGAGGCGGGGGCCGGTGCGGCCCTGGGAGACGTCGAAGCCGGGGATCGCCTCCTGGTCAACCTCTCCGAGCTGGACCGGTGGACTTTCCACGGCTACCACCAAGAGTTGCGTTCTCTCGCGGCTGCGGTGGAGCAGAGCGGGGCGCGGCTGGCCGTCGTTATCAGCCGGGAGCAGGAGGCGTGGCTCACCGACGAACTGCGGCGGCGCGTCGTGCCGCTGGGGCGGCCGGGTGCTGTTTCCGTGGTGCTCACCCATCTCGCCGCCGCTGGGATCGACCTGCACCCCGAGGGCGTCGATCGGGCGGCCGAGGAAGTGCTCGAGGCGGCTGCGATGAGCGAGCTGGCGCGGGTGGCGTACCTGGTCGTCGCGGAGAGCGACAACAGGCACGGCGCGGCGGCGGACCGGCTGGCCGCGGCGGTCGAGGCGATCCGGGGCTATCCCGGAGAACTGGGGCACCTGCTGGACCGGCATCGGGACGGCCGGCAGCGCGCTCTGCTGTTCTCCGCCACCGCGTTCGCCGGCGCACGGCTTGACACCGTGGCTGTGGCCGAGCGGACGCTGCTCGGGCTGATCGGCTTTCCGCAACCCGAGCAGCACTGGCTTGAACACGACGGTGTCGTGGGACGGCTCGGGCGTCTGGGCGCCGAGGTGACGGATCGGCGGGTGGGGTTCGGGCGCATCGGTTATGCGGACGCGGTTTTCGGCAGGCTGTGGGACGAGTACGCCGGTCTGCACGAGGACCTCGAACGCTGGATCGCGGACACGGTGGTGACGCCGCCTCTGGCGGGCGACGAGCGGCGTCTGGCGGGCGACCGGCTCGGTGACCAGTTGCTGCGCAGCCGCGACGGGCGGTCGGTCGTGCGGGTCGCGCGGAGCTGGGCCACACAGCCCCGCAGCGAGGTCCGGTTGCTCGCGTACCGGTTGCTGGCCCGCGCGGTGGTCGATCAGCACGTCGGGCGGGCGGTGCGGAGGCAGCTGTACGAATGGGCGGAGGATCCCTCGCTGTCGGCGCGACTCGCCCACGTGATCCTCGCTGTGTGCGAGCGGGTGCTGACGCACACCCACCCGGACGTCGCGATCGTGCGGTTGCGCCTGCTGACCCTGCATTCCGCACCGGCGGTCAGCGCCGCCGCCCGCGACGTCCTGATCCGCCTGGCCGACGACGCCCGGTTGTCGCGGCGGATCCTCGTCGCACTCGCGCGGACGAACAGGATCGATCACGAGCTCTTCGCGGTGCTCGCGGCACCGCACCGGGTCGATCACCACCCGTGGAACCGGGTGCGGCTGATCGAGTGCTGGCGGGCAGCCCTGAACGACCGTGCTGTGGAGCAGTGGTCACCGCTGGTCCAGGCGTGGCTCGCGGAGGCCGGGACGCGGGCGGATTTCCTGGACGTCCTGGCTGCCGCGGCCGGTGACGACGAGGCCCGAGCGGCGCGGCTGTTCGTGGTGGCCCGGGACTGGGCGCGCCGGGCCGACGGCGGGGCGGCCGTGTTCGCCGCCCTGCGGGATCGGATCGACCGGCAACAGGGCGTGGCCGAGTGGTGGGACGACGAAAGAACGGAGCTCTCGCGATGAACAATCGGATGGTGGTCTCGGCAGGACTGGGAGTGGCGGCACTGCTGATCGTGTCCGCGCTGCTGGGCGGCTGGGTCGCACTCGTTGTGGTGATCGTGGTGCTCGGCCTCGGCGGCGTCGCGCTCGCCGCGGCGTACTCGCGGCCGCGGATCGCCCCGCCCGCACCGGCGCCGGCGGTGATGAGCGCCGAGTACGAGATCAGTGCGGAGCCGCTGCAAACGGCCGACCCGGACTACCGCGCCTTCTTCTCGGCGCAGGTGCACTGCCAGATCACGGCCGGTCCGGGGGCAGGGGATGCCGGGAGCTGGGCCGTTCGGAGCATCCGTGATCGCGCCGCCGGGATCGTGGCTCGCTACCAGCCGGAAGATCTGGCACAGGCCCAGCGCGACGTCGCGGCCGCAATGGGGCAGGCGTTGGGGGACAGCGCGTCCCGCTGGGCCTGGGCCACGCAGGTGACGCTGGCCCTGTCGGACGACGACCGCGAGCTCGTGCAGCGTCGCATCGAGTTGCGGAAGAAGGTCCGGCAATGGGAGGACGAAATCGCATTGGAGAAGGCTCTGCGTGCCTATCTCCGGGACGACGCGCTCGCGACCCCCAGCAACGCCCTGATCTGGTGGCTGGCACAGCACAAGGACCGGGTCGAGGACGCGGTGCGGATGCGCGGTACGTTCGCGCTGCTCTCGTCCGCGGTGCACGAGTCCGCGGTCTCCCCGTACTTCGCCGGCCTCGCGGCGGAGGCGGAACCGTCGGGCGAACCGCGGCCGGCCGAGGCTGTCCGGGACGACCGGCCCAGTTCGCCCGCCGATCTTGCCGACCGGTTCGTGCGGGCGCTTCACCCCGCCGCGGAGGAGGAGCCGGAGCGCGAGCTGCTGCGGGACCGGCTGGCGTCCTTGATGGTCCGGGCCGGGCGGCCGGACCTCGCCGGTTCGCTGCGTGACCTGGGGGAGGGCGACGTGCCCGACAATGTCACCGCGTTGCGGTGAGCCGCGGGGAGGCCGGTTGGGCGGCCGGACCTCCCCGCTACGGCGCGAGCGCCAGCCAGCTCGCCGCGGCGGCGAACTCCACGCAGGCGCCGAGGACGTCCCCGGTGATGCCGCCCAGCCGCGCGGTGCACCGCCACACCACCACACCCGCGGCGAGGAAGGCCGCGGCGACCGCGACCGGGCCGCGCCACCACGGTAGGCCGGGGGCGAGCGTGGTCAGCCCGGCCGCGACGCCGCAGGTCAGGACCGTCCACGGGAGACGGACGCTGCCGGCCACGGTCGCGCCCAGACCCTCCGGCCGGGCCGGGGGCACACCGCGGGTACAGCACAGCGCCAGCACCCACCGGCTGAGCAGCGTGCCCACGACGGCGGCGGTGACCCCGCGACCGGCGCCGATCGCGCCCGCCAGGGATCCACATTGGACGATCAGCACGAGCACGAGCGTGGCGACGCCGGTGGGGCCCGAATCGCCCCGGCGCATGATGTCCAGGGCCCGGGTGCGGTCGAACGAGGCGCCGAGGCCGTCCGCGGTGTCGGCGAGGCCGTCGAGGTGCAGGCCGCGGCTGGCCAGGCCCACCGCGCCGACGGTGAGCCCGGCCACGGCGATGGCCGGTAACCGCAGGGCGTCCCCGCCGAGGACCACCACCCCGGCGAGCACCGCGAGCGGAACCGCCGCCAGCGGGGCCAGCAGCATCGCTCCGGCGGCGACCCGGCGGTCGATGACGCGCGGAGCCGGGGTCGGGAGAGCGGTGAGGGTGCCCACGGCCATCCGCAGTGCGTCGCCGGTCAGCATGCCGGTCAGGCGAGGTCGGCCAGCAGGCCCATGTCCGCGATCACGGCACGCGCCGCGCGCAGCGTGGGCACCGCCTGGACCGCGCCGCTGCCCTCGCCGAGCCGCAGGCCCAGGTCCAGGATCGGCGTCAACCCCAGCGACTTGAGCGCAAACGCTTGCGACGGCTCGGTCGAGCGGTGCCCGGCCAGCCACCACCGCGCCGCCCCGGGCGCGATCTCCGCCGCCACCACCGCGGCCGCGCCGGAGAACACCCCGTCCAGCAGCACCGGCACCCCGCGCACGGCACCCTGGACCAGGAACCCGGCGGTCGCGGCCGCGCACGCACTGCCCAGCGCGGTGAGCAGCTCGAACGGGTCCGCCACCCGCGCGCCGGCCCGCTCGACCGCGGCGCGCACCACCGAAACCTTCCGTGCCCGCCCGGCCTCGTCCACGCCGGTCCCGGCGCCGACGACCTCCTCCGCCGGCACCCCCAGGGCCGCGGCGACCAGGGCCGCGGCCACGGTCGTGTTGCCGATGCCCATGTCACCGGGGATGAGGAGGTCCGCACCGTCGTCGACCTCGCCGTCGGCCACCGCGCGGCCCGCGTCGAACGCCCGCCGCGCCTCGCCCGGGGCCAGCGCGTCCTCGACGTCGATCGACCCCGAGCCGCGCCGGATCTTCCACGCCCGCACCGCTTCCGGCACGTCGGACAGGTCCGCGTCGACCGCGATGTCCAGCACCCGCACACCGGCACCGGCCTCGCGGGCCAGCACGTTCACGCCGCTCCTGCCGGCCAGGAACACCCGCACCATCGCGGCGGTGACCTCGCGCGGATAGGCCGACAGCCGGCTGACGCCGTGGTCACCGGCGAAGACGACCACGCGTGGCCGGGTGATCGGCGGCGGCGGGACCTGCCCGGACGCGGCGCACAGCCACGCGGCGAGCTCCTCCAGCCTGCCCAGCGCGCCCACCGGTTTGACGAGCGCGTCCAGCCGCTCCACCGCGGCGGCGTGCGCGGCCGCGTCGGGCACCGGGATGTCGAAGCGGGTCACAGCCGAGCCCTTTCGTCGAGGTGCAGGATCCGTCCGGCCACCACCAGCTGCACGCTGTCGGCCTGCGCCGCGACGCGATCGTTGAGCGCCCCCAGCACATCACGGAACAGCCGCCCGGAGGTTGTCGCGGGCACCACACCCATGCCGACCTCGTTGGTCACCGCGACGATCGGCACGTGCGCGACCTGCCAGGCGTCGAGGAACTCCTCCAGCCGTTCGTCCAGCCGCAGCTCCCAGTCCCGTTTGCCCTCCCACGCGCCGACGTCGCCGAGCACCCGGGTGACCCAGGTGCCCAGGCAGTCGATCAGCAGCGGGCGCGACGCCTTGCGGACGGTCGTCGCGAGGTCGCCGGTCTCCACCGTGTGCCAGTTCGCGGGTCTGCGGGCGCGGTGCAGCGCGATCCGCGCCGCCCATTCGGGGTCGTCGCCGGTGGGCACCGGGCCGGGCGCGACGTAGACGACTTCGGGATGGCGGGCCATCAGACGCTCGGCGTGGCGCGACTTGCCCGAGCGGACTCCGCCCAGGACCAGCACCTTCGCCTCGTCGTCCCCGTACCGGCGGAGCAGCCGGGCGGCGGCCTCCAGTGAGGCGGCCAGCCGCTGGGTCAGCTTGGTCATACCCGGCATTGTCGTGCACGGGCTACCGTGCCGTGTGTGGTGTATGCAAGATCGTTGACCGCGCTCGGTCTCGCGGCGGGATACGCGCTGGACGCGGCCCTCGGCGACCCGCGGCGCGGTCACCCGGTGGCGCTGTTCGGGCGGGCGGCGCACGCCCTGGAGCGCCGCGTCTGGGCCGATTCGCGCGCCCGCGGAGCCGCCTACGCCGCGACCTGCGCCGGAGCCGCCGCCGGGCTCGGGGCGCTCGCCCGGGCCGCGACGCGCGACCGCCCGGCCGCCCGCGTCGTGGTGACCGCGCTGGCGACGTGGACCGTCCTCGGCGGCCGGAGCCTGGCGGCCGAGGGGGAGGCGATGGCGGTGCGGCTCGAGGCCGGGGACGTGCCCGCCGCGCGGCAGCGGCTGGGGCACCTGTGCGGGCGCGACGCTTCCGAGCTGGACGAGAAGGGCCTGGCCAGGGCCGCCACCGAGTCGATCGCGGAGAACACCAGTGACGCCGTCGTCGCGCCGTTGCTGTGGGGCGCGGTCGCCGGGCTGCCCGGGCTGCTCGGGTACCGGGCGCTGAACACGCTCGACGCGATGGTGGGCCACCGCACGCCGCGCTTCGCGCGGTTCGGCTGGGCCGCCGCCCGCGCCGACGACCTCGCCAACCTGCTGCCCGCCCGTGCCGGAGCGCTGGTCACCGCGCTGTGCGCACGCGTCGTCGGAGGCAGGCCGGGGCGCTCT
Proteins encoded in this window:
- the cobT gene encoding nicotinate-nucleotide--dimethylbenzimidazole phosphoribosyltransferase codes for the protein MTRFDIPVPDAAAHAAAVERLDALVKPVGALGRLEELAAWLCAASGQVPPPPITRPRVVVFAGDHGVSRLSAYPREVTAAMVRVFLAGRSGVNVLAREAGAGVRVLDIAVDADLSDVPEAVRAWKIRRGSGSIDVEDALAPGEARRAFDAGRAVADGEVDDGADLLIPGDMGIGNTTVAAALVAAALGVPAEEVVGAGTGVDEAGRARKVSVVRAAVERAGARVADPFELLTALGSACAAATAGFLVQGAVRGVPVLLDGVFSGAAAVVAAEIAPGAARWWLAGHRSTEPSQAFALKSLGLTPILDLGLRLGEGSGAVQAVPTLRAARAVIADMGLLADLA
- the cobU gene encoding bifunctional adenosylcobinamide kinase/adenosylcobinamide-phosphate guanylyltransferase, with the protein product MTKLTQRLAASLEAAARLLRRYGDDEAKVLVLGGVRSGKSRHAERLMARHPEVVYVAPGPVPTGDDPEWAARIALHRARRPANWHTVETGDLATTVRKASRPLLIDCLGTWVTRVLGDVGAWEGKRDWELRLDERLEEFLDAWQVAHVPIVAVTNEVGMGVVPATTSGRLFRDVLGALNDRVAAQADSVQLVVAGRILHLDERARL
- a CDS encoding cobalamin biosynthesis protein, with the translated sequence MVYARSLTALGLAAGYALDAALGDPRRGHPVALFGRAAHALERRVWADSRARGAAYAATCAGAAAGLGALARAATRDRPAARVVVTALATWTVLGGRSLAAEGEAMAVRLEAGDVPAARQRLGHLCGRDASELDEKGLARAATESIAENTSDAVVAPLLWGAVAGLPGLLGYRALNTLDAMVGHRTPRFARFGWAAARADDLANLLPARAGALVTALCARVVGGRPGRSLRVWRRDARRHPSPNAGQIEAAFAGALDVRLGGVNSYGGRIEDRGTLGEGPAPDVTDVRRAVRLSRAVGLAALVLAAGVAR